One window from the genome of Lacerta agilis isolate rLacAgi1 chromosome 18, rLacAgi1.pri, whole genome shotgun sequence encodes:
- the LOC117039421 gene encoding short transmembrane mitochondrial protein 1-like has translation MFQFSVGFTLGNVAGMYPAQNYDVPNISKKIEDIKRDAEARKKPPNDK, from the coding sequence ATGTTTCAGTTTTCGGTTGGTTTTACACTTGGCAACGTAGCTGGGATGTATCCGGCCCAGAACTACGATGTTCCGAACATTTCGAAGAAGATTGAAGACATCAAGAGAGACGCGGAAGCTAGAAAGAAGCCTCCGAACGACAAGTGA